In the genome of Methanopyrus kandleri AV19, one region contains:
- a CDS encoding UDP-N-acetyl glucosamine 2-epimerase — MKAFSLVEPSPAKNLLPVWERLLEEGWEVTVYGHGRGVEILKWEGIETKQLGKPRRRQGLLGYVGFSVDLIRTVRALASERASVVLSSGNTGDARKSLIASRMLGIPSVHLEMDVYNPVEAVRWATRVLVPFSEKWAEVLKRRVGVETKVVSGAPLAQYLADRHLSGRIPGPVPEEYEGRVLVCLGGDITEEGARRLLSDLEDHDPVVVPFRVSPPEGFECVREFVDLPGVMMLADTVVFAGGFGVTIEACVVAKKAVKVSEVHPKHLSHWIAEESGVPVMYLSESSGAEDAVQMARKPRGEWLIRRGRSAVAEIVEEILEVG, encoded by the coding sequence ATGAAAGCTTTCAGTCTCGTAGAACCGTCCCCGGCCAAGAACCTCCTCCCGGTGTGGGAGCGACTCCTGGAGGAAGGGTGGGAAGTAACAGTATACGGACACGGGCGTGGAGTCGAGATACTGAAATGGGAAGGTATCGAGACGAAGCAGTTAGGAAAGCCCCGACGGAGACAAGGATTACTTGGGTACGTAGGGTTCTCCGTTGACTTAATACGGACGGTACGGGCTTTGGCGTCGGAGCGTGCTTCCGTGGTACTTTCATCCGGTAACACCGGGGACGCCAGGAAGTCTCTGATAGCATCTCGGATGCTAGGGATCCCCTCCGTACACTTAGAGATGGACGTGTACAACCCCGTGGAAGCCGTCCGATGGGCGACGCGTGTGCTGGTGCCGTTCTCGGAGAAGTGGGCGGAGGTACTCAAACGACGGGTGGGAGTTGAGACTAAGGTGGTTTCCGGGGCACCGTTGGCCCAGTACCTAGCGGACCGCCACCTATCCGGTCGTATTCCGGGACCCGTACCGGAAGAGTACGAAGGTCGCGTACTGGTATGTTTGGGTGGCGACATCACGGAGGAAGGAGCCCGACGACTGCTCTCCGATCTCGAGGACCACGATCCTGTGGTGGTGCCGTTCAGGGTAAGCCCTCCAGAGGGCTTCGAGTGCGTTCGGGAATTCGTGGATTTACCCGGAGTAATGATGCTGGCCGATACGGTAGTGTTCGCCGGAGGGTTCGGGGTCACGATAGAAGCCTGTGTGGTGGCGAAGAAGGCCGTGAAGGTGTCGGAAGTGCATCCCAAACACCTGAGCCATTGGATCGCCGAAGAGTCCGGCGTACCGGTAATGTACTTAAGCGAAAGCTCCGGTGCGGAGGACGCCGTCCAGATGGCCCGCAAGCCACGTGGAGAGTGGCTCATAAGAAGGGGGCGAAGCGCCGTCGCGGAGATCGTCGAAGAGATCCTCGAAGTCGGGTAA
- the hisB gene encoding imidazoleglycerol-phosphate dehydratase HisB — protein MNSVRTADVKRTTKETEVEVSVNLDGSGRAKVDTGLPFFDHLLHQFAFHGRIDVEIKARGDLEVDDHHTVEDVGICLGKALNEALGDREGIRRIAWALVPMDEALVECAVDISGRPYFVLKGYRPRRNRIGSPPLSTENVSHFWKSFCDHAGVTMHVVVRWWDNDHHAIEAMFKAVGRALGAAKEIVGDGVPSTKGTLRRG, from the coding sequence GTGAACTCGGTGCGGACGGCGGATGTCAAGCGTACGACGAAGGAAACGGAAGTTGAGGTGAGCGTGAACCTAGACGGATCCGGTCGCGCTAAGGTCGACACCGGTCTTCCGTTTTTCGACCACCTCCTGCACCAGTTCGCCTTTCACGGACGTATAGATGTTGAGATCAAAGCCCGAGGCGACCTAGAGGTCGACGATCATCACACCGTCGAGGACGTCGGTATATGCCTGGGTAAAGCCTTGAACGAAGCACTCGGAGATCGCGAGGGTATCCGACGGATCGCATGGGCACTGGTACCTATGGATGAAGCGCTAGTAGAATGTGCTGTAGATATCTCCGGAAGGCCTTACTTCGTCTTAAAGGGGTACCGACCCCGACGCAATAGAATCGGTTCTCCTCCATTATCCACGGAGAACGTCTCGCACTTCTGGAAAAGCTTCTGCGACCACGCCGGCGTAACCATGCATGTGGTGGTACGGTGGTGGGACAACGACCATCACGCCATCGAAGCCATGTTTAAGGCCGTAGGCCGCGCACTCGGCGCAGCGAAGGAAATCGTCGGTGACGGAGTGCCATCCACTAAGGGAACGCTCCGACGCGGGTGA
- a CDS encoding transcription initiation factor IIB, translated as MAASERNTGKFTEECPACGSAEIVFDEERGEYVCANCGLVTEDPVIDPGPEWRHFNPDQRQRRSRTGEPVKLRLPDKGISTIIDRELRDSGGKKNPRMRRIRTWDARIKVSGSRERNFFQAFLELENLASKLQLPESVRELAASIYRKAYKEGIVRGRGIESVLGAAVFAACKEARVPRTAREIAEALGVSDENEILRAYRVLQRRLNLKQKPTEPSDHLPRFASKLGVSENVQAKAQEIIEKAKEKGITVGKGPAGVAAAALYIASILEGERRTQKEIAEVARVTEVTIRNRYKEICEALGIELHP; from the coding sequence ATGGCTGCTTCTGAAAGGAACACCGGGAAGTTCACGGAGGAATGTCCGGCGTGTGGTTCCGCAGAGATTGTTTTCGATGAGGAGCGGGGTGAGTACGTCTGCGCGAATTGCGGACTGGTCACGGAAGACCCGGTGATAGATCCCGGCCCTGAGTGGCGGCACTTTAACCCGGACCAGAGACAACGGAGGTCTCGAACTGGAGAGCCCGTCAAGCTGAGGTTGCCGGATAAGGGCATCTCCACGATTATAGACCGGGAGTTGCGCGACTCCGGTGGGAAAAAGAACCCCCGGATGCGGCGCATTCGCACCTGGGATGCACGTATCAAAGTATCGGGAAGTCGGGAAAGGAACTTTTTCCAGGCGTTCCTGGAGCTGGAGAATCTCGCGTCCAAGCTTCAGTTACCCGAGTCGGTCAGGGAACTCGCCGCCTCGATATACAGGAAGGCGTACAAAGAAGGGATCGTGCGTGGCCGCGGCATAGAGAGCGTTTTGGGAGCGGCGGTATTCGCCGCGTGTAAAGAAGCTCGCGTGCCCCGGACTGCCCGCGAGATCGCGGAGGCGCTCGGAGTCTCGGATGAGAACGAGATACTCCGGGCTTATCGAGTACTGCAACGTCGGCTGAACCTGAAGCAGAAACCGACTGAACCCTCCGATCACCTACCCAGGTTCGCCTCGAAGTTAGGGGTCTCCGAAAACGTCCAGGCTAAGGCTCAAGAGATCATCGAAAAGGCCAAGGAGAAAGGCATCACCGTGGGTAAGGGGCCAGCCGGCGTAGCCGCGGCCGCATTATACATCGCGTCCATCCTCGAGGGAGAGAGACGTACTCAGAAGGAGATTGCGGAGGTTGCTCGAGTTACGGAAGTTACGATCCGAAACCGGTACAAGGAGATCTGTGAAGCCCTCGGGATCGAGCTTCATCCATGA
- a CDS encoding H/ACA ribonucleoprotein complex subunit GAR1, which yields MRRLGRALHVTPRGNLIARADHVPPLGAPVVTRRRERVGVIVDVFGPADKPYVAIRDKSRHHLERFVGKELFIPPRRRRRRPPRRRRGRPRRRR from the coding sequence ATGCGCAGGCTGGGGCGCGCCCTCCACGTTACGCCCCGGGGAAATCTGATCGCAAGGGCCGATCACGTACCGCCGTTAGGGGCGCCCGTTGTAACTCGCCGTCGTGAGCGTGTAGGTGTTATTGTGGACGTTTTTGGGCCCGCGGATAAGCCCTACGTGGCCATCCGAGATAAGTCCCGCCACCACCTCGAGAGGTTCGTCGGGAAGGAGCTCTTCATACCACCCAGACGACGGCGAAGGCGTCCTCCTCGCAGGCGGCGGGGTCGGCCCCGCCGCCGCAGATGA